The sequence CCCATTGGTCGATTCATTCAAGCCTAGCACGATGAACAATCAATTAGTCGAGGCTCTTCAATACGATGGAGAACGATTGATCCGACTGGTCCGATTCGTTCAAGGTCAGCACGATTTGTAGTCGATTGGACGAGGCGAGCGGGTCGAACTACAACAAATTCGTTCGGTAAGATTTTATTTTAAGCTAACTCCTCAACCGCAGTTCAATTCGATTCAATTCATTTGGATCCTTTCACTTTTGGTTTTTCTGTTGTAGTAGAGaacaataagaaaaaataaaggaaaaagtcTGTGGAGGGAGTGAGATTTGCTATAGCTATAGGAAGTTGGAAAATTAGAGTTAAACtaatatgtatttttcattTGGGAGTTGATATAAGTCTTGTATGTACAATATATTGCTGGAACTACTATTGGTTGTAGGAAACTTTTTCATCTGTAGGAGCAGTATTTGCAAAGTATACTTGAAAATTGGGTATTCGTTAAATGTCAAATAAAACTTTCGCAAAGCTTTAAATTATAGCTTCTTTAATAAGgtcttataatttttattttttataaggtaagaatccaatcttttataaaaagttttaacaatgaaaaagaaatcttttattttttacctAAACACTGTcaatagtgtttttttttttcataattctaTAAGACCACTTGGGCTACAAGGTTACAGGGATCAAAGCCCTATTATATCTTATCAAAATAGATTTATCGATTTTATGCTAGGTATTTTGAGTTTATGTTATTTGCTTCTTAGAGTGAAAGATTGTAGTTTAGTGATTTAGGAATGAAGACTGGGTGATATCTGGTTATTTTGAGTTTATGTTATTTGCTTCTTAGAGGTGCATTTATACATTGCTTTTTCAGGCTATACCTATCAAAGATCCATTGGTCCTCTCAAAAATACACCAGACATATCGAGTTGGGTATTTGAAGGTTGGGATCTTTTATGCTAAACCTTTTGGTTCTTTAGTTGGTTGTTTGGTTTTGTCATTCTTACATAATGTTACTTTTTTAGGATGTCATTTTGGCCAGTGTATTGGATGAGACGAAAATTGGAAATCTCAACTCCATAATTCATTCAAACAATGTTGTTGTAAGATTTTGCTACTTACATATAAATGCCAAGATTACACCACTCATTTATCTACGCGTTTTGTTTATTTTAACCTTTAATCTTGTTTGTTTGTAGGTTGTTTCTTTATTAAAGGATGATAGTACATTTATTCAGGAATTGTTTGCCAGGATCAGGTCACCCTCCACCTCAGAAGAATCTGAAAAGATTTTGGTAATTCTTTCTCCAGAATTACAATCCCATAAACCCAAGAAACGACCCAAAATACAATCTTCCATTGACAAAGTATTTACTTGTGATCGCTTCTATAAtctatgtaattttattttatattttcctCTTTGGTTTAGTGTGGTTCGGGGACAAGCGAGGGGAAGCAAATTTCACCTGTCGTATTTTATGGTTATTAGAACTATCATTGAAAGGAGATACGAAGAACTAAATATTGTTGGACCTAGAGGTAATTACTGTTAATTTGGTTGATGCATGATTTATATTTTGCACTAAAAATATATCTTCTCAaccatattttatttatgtattctgcagaaaataatatactttatatTCTAGAAAACTTGGCACTATCATTAAATGATAATGAGGATTTAATATATTGTTTGAAGGTAAATAATAGTTATAGTATCCAAATGGCTTTTGGGCCATTTCTTCCTTCAAATCTGTATGATTACTCTTtaagatataattattttactttGATTGTTTTCTATCAAAATCAGAGGAGATGGATGGTCttcagttattttattttatttaagaaaaGGCAAGGTTTGTAACTGTACTTCTTGTTACTTTTGTTACCAGTTTATAATGTACGATACTTATTGTTTGTAACCATTTGGATTCACAATTCAAAAGTAAAGAGACGTGAAGAAGGTTTCTCGATTTAGAATGTATATGTgtatcatatattatattataatctcacttaataattaataatattttttcttcaattattttttttttaatttttttttcaattattaattgtatcacttttaaataaagtagaaaataccTAACATAAggcacgtaactttttactagCTGGAACTTGTGCAATAATAGTTGTATTAATTACTGAGTTTTATCGATTTCTTCTCAACAAGCATTCAGTCTGCTGGCCGACACACAGTAAATGATTCAAATAATCATACCACCTTAGTTatcataatttaataaaataaaatcttaaataaaactaacatttacgtggctcggcacgtaacATCtacctaatatatatatatatatatcccaaTCGATGACATAATTATAATACCGTAAACTTGATCCTTTTATCCCTTGCAAATACAAGATCTACTGCATCAGTAAAATATTTTGACTCATCGCGTTTTGGCCACCATCGAAAGGATGCCATTACGGCGTGCTCCCTTCAAATTCATGGCCAAAAGAGTATTGGAAGGCATTTTATAATAATGTTAACAAAAATCAAACTATAACCCTAATAGATTTGGAGAAATCATAAACATGGTTACAaaggagaatggaaaagaaATTTAGTGTTTGTGAAAGTACTAGATTCTGaatgaaagagagaaagaaaaaattaattaataaaagaggttagaaataattaattaattattatttgatgtaagaatattattaaaaaaaataattttttgaataatatatattattaactaTTTATATGCAATCATtaatttatgattattattattattattacaattaGATTAAGAACAAAACTGAAGTGTTGTCCAGTCCTATgtttcatatataaaaaaaaaaaattaacattacgtttacattaaaagaaaataataatttaaatatgaaaaaaaaaaaaattaacgggAACTACGTgcctaattttttatatatacaaacacATACTAGGTACTGGGAGTGATTATCTTAAAAGACAAAAGTGGGACTCCCAGTTGGCGGCTTTATATCAGGTGGAAGATCAGGCGGAGGCACAATATCAGGCCCAGGCGGCCTCACTGGAGGAACATCCGGCGGCGGCGGCCATCTCGGTGGATCAATCTCAGGCCCTGGCGGTTGTCTCGGTGGGAAAATATCCGGACCCGGAGGTGGTGGAAAACTCGGGTGTGGTAAGTCTATCTCCGGCTCCGGATTGGGTTCGTACGGCGGTGGAATCTCGATCACCTCAGAAGGGAGGTCGCCACCGGGGCCTACCTCTGGTGACGTAGTAATAAGCGGTGGAACTTCAAGCGGGACTGAAGGTTGCTCCCGGTCCGGCACCACCGTGGGAATCTCCGGTGGGTGAGGATGAGTGGAAAACGAAGATGGTGCGGATAATATCAACCTTTGCGATCGAGTGTAAGAAGTAATTAATGTAGCTTTCGAAGCACTAGTCTTATTTGTGATTGGGAAGATATCGTACGGACGAAGTTGAAGCCTTCTTCTCAGGACGGCGTTGGAGATTGCGGAGATGGAACACATTTCTGGGCAGTTTGGGTTCAAATGAATTCAAGCCATTAATTTTCTTTTCGATTGTTTTCATTCATAATGATTATATACATTTGTTTATGCACAATGGGAAAACGACAACATTAACCATGAAAACGATAATCGAAGCGTGCATTGTGTGCCTACGTGTGAGGAGAGCTACACGTGTTTGTCATGCAAGTTACTCACTTCTATGTTCACATGGCATATTGTTTTGTTGGACGGACACGTGCAATTTTTCGTAGGTagcatgtatatatttatatcatcaATATTGATGAACATATATAAAGCAGAAATACGAGATGAAGCTCTAAAATCACTCTAAAATTATCATTCATTTCTTTCTTTAATtctcttaattttaaaattttattaaaatataaatttataatttcatattatttatttatataaaatgtgactatataataaaatttttaatttataaaaaattcgtggtgattttttttaacattctatttttttattaaaaaagttaaGTGAAGACTTAACATTTCCGTTAGAAtctaaacaataaattaaaataaaatataataatatttacgatTGGGGAataaattacaataaaatataataaaatttatgattGAGAGAGCTTAAAAATTTTATGCTTTCAATCGCCGCTCGATGATTGAGCTCTGGTATTAAAGCTTCTACAATGAAAATTTTGGTTTGGGAATAACCACAACTCATTCTTTAACGATTTTAGTTAATTGATACCCAAACCAAATCCCTATTAGATCTAACTCAATACCTAAATCTAATACTCAATTTCCATTCCCAAACTAAATCGCCATTAGATCGACGCGGTTTACACTGCAATCAAAGTATTGGGTCACTCCGGAGTCGAAGTGAGAATCTCCGAAACCAGGTGACCTTCGATAGGTGATGAAATCGAAGCCGGAACTACACTAGAGAATGCTGAAGTGTACAATGGAAATCTTCTCAGGAGAATCGAACAGAATCAAGGTACTTCGTCGAATCCGAAGGTGTCAGTAGATATTTACATTTTACCTTTTTAATGAGAATATGAATCAAGGTACTCCAGAGTGGCTCTTGTCAACTACGGAAAGGATTATGGCCAGCTTGTTGTTAATGTTATCATTGACATCATTGATCAGAACCAGGTATTTTTTTCCTAATCTTTCTTTTCTGGTATTTTCTGTTTTTGATTTTAGTTTTGTATAGTCATCTTAGGCCTTCATTGCCCATAAAGAGAAATGATCTCTTAGGATTTAATTTGATGAAGTGTTTGCTTTGATTTAATAGTATGGTTATGTATTTTCTGGcttttaatttaaaagattGATTAACTTTAGATAGACTCACTATGGTATAATACTAATTATTCGTTGTGATTTACTGCCAAAGGATAAAGAGATTATTTTTGTTGGTATTCTGAtgattttttcttaataaatttgaattagCCACTGATTGAACGTATTATCTGTACATTCTGAGATGTTTTAGTGGCTTTTGTAGTATTCTGTTATCAGTATTAAGGGTCAATCTCCACTAAATTAATTTAGCTTTGATAGCTTATGTTTAGTGTTAAacattgaaaattattaaaccAATTTTATTTTGGTTGACAATTACTATTCTTTTAGCCTACATTGATTTTCTTATCTCTCTTGTTTTTGTGAGGTGTGTGTGAGGAGGTTAATCCTTGCTGACTATTTTTTGTGTCTGTACAGGTTATTGTGGATTCTCCCCACATGGTGAGGTCACAGATGAACTTTAAGGGGCTTTGCCTCACTGATATCAAGATTGACATCAAAGAGGGTCCCTAAGAAGAAGCAACATCTTGCGGCCTTGGAAGTTGCTGGTAGgtgtttgttttatttgaaaagtAATTTGTAATGTGGGTTGATATCTTAGGTGTTGGATAAATTCCTATACTATTGTCCCATAAATAAAGTTACAAGGAAAATAAATTAGACCTCTTTATAAAGCCTCAACAGACCATTATAACTCATAGAGTTGTCGGTTCTGTTTTCCTAGGCTTAGGTCTTTTATTTCTTAACAATAAAAGGAAGCAAATAAATATCTCAAGACTCTAACAACTTTCAGCTATTCAAGGAAAAATATCTCAACAGAATATAGTTATTTTCTCAGTTCATACAACACAGCCAGCAACaacaaaacaatataaatatgAGGTTCAACCTCCTCATTTTGGACAGATCCATTTTCGGCCAGCAGAGATTAAAAGGCAGCAGCCTTTGTTTTTCCTTTGTAACCCACCTCAGaaacaagagagaaaaatagagagagttaGTAAGAGATATTGTAAGAAAAACCAAGAGAAATAAAGAGAAAAGAATAGAGATTACCTACTGAGCTTTGTGGCTAGGAATCTCTCATCCTTGTAATCGGTTTGGACTTTGATAGTGAAGAATCAAGCGTCTTTGAGGGAAGCTTGACGGAGATGTACTCTTGATTTCAAGGGGAACTCCGAAATCAAATTTTGTTGTGTTCTTCATTTATTTTTCTGTGGTGTTTCGGTTTATATCTCTTGTAACCAACAAAGATCATTTTTAGATCTTTGTTGTTACTGTTTTCGGGTTGTGTTTTTGTATGTGTGTTGCAGGTTTGAAAGGGAACAAGGGGCTGCCATGAAAGCTACAGCAGTAGCTTGAAGAAAAggagaaaggaagaagaaggaaaaataaCGCAGCAGCATTTTTCTTGCCATTGTTGAGTTGCTGTGTTTTTCAGCAAAGAGAGaaggaaggaagaagaagaggttcGGCTGGGCTTGTTGATCTGTAGCAAGAAAGAAGGAAGGAGAAGAAGTTGTTGGGTTTTGCTTGCTGTTCAAAGGAAAGAGAATAAAGAGAGAAAAGGAGTGAAGGGCCGGGTGTGTTATGTGATTGTGCTAGGGTTTTTtcaatcaaagaaaataaagcttTTATATGAAATAAATGGCTGTAGGGTTTTGTTCAAATCAGATCTGATTTGAAAAGGGAATATTCCCTTGAGATCTGCATAAAACCAAAAGTCAGAATTGCCCTTGCTTTTTTGAACGTTGGTGTTGTGTGTAGGGGGCATTCTTGGAACTGCCAGTTGTTtcctacagtggtatcagagctcggGGAAGCAAGAAGATTCAACAACACCTGGAAACAACGTCAAGAaacaagaaagatcatcaaaacATTGAAGAAGCTAAATCTGAAATTATCAAGAAATTGATAAAAAGGAAAACTCTAACCTAAACTTTGTCTTGTTTACATTCTTACTTTTATTATCTTGTTATAACAATTAAACATGAGTAATATTAGAGTGGATGTTGACAAGTTTGATGGATCGGGGGACTATAGGAtttggaggaagaagattagagctcttcttgctcataacaAATTACTTAGGGTTCTTAGTGAACCTATGGAATGGCCAGAAAATACTTCTAAATCTACACAAGAAGAACTTCTTGAAACTGCTACTGGtttaatcatttttaatttGTCTGATGCTATTATCAGGTTAGTTGATAAAGAAGATACACCagcaaaaatatggaaaaagctTGAAGATCAGTTTCAAAAGAAATCTTTAATCAACAAGATCTTTCTTAAAGAAAGGATCTTTGGTTTCAAGATGAGCACTAGCAAGACTCTTGATGAAAACCTAGATGAATTTCTAaggttacatattgaattggctAATTCTGGTGAAAATGCGGCTTTAAGTGATGAGAACCAAGCCATCATCATCTTAAACTCATTACCCGAATCCTACAAAGAAGTGAAGAATGCCATTAAATATGGTAGGACAGAAATTACTTTAGAAGAAGTAATTTCAGCCTTGAAGTCAAAAGACTTGGAGATCAAGAATGAGAAGCATGGAGCTTCTAATGGAGAAGTAAATTTCAGTAGAGGGAGACCCAATCAAAGAAAACATGGACACTACAAGAGTAAAAGTCACAGCAGAGATCACCACAAAGGAAAGAGTCACAACAAGGGAAGATCAAACTCAAAAGAACCAACTGATCCTACGGGATGCTACAACTGTGGCAAGCCAGGGCATTTCAAGAGAGATTGCTATTTTCTAAACAAAGGAaaaccaaataaatataaaggacAGGGAGAAAATTCTAACTCTAAAcctaattttcataaaaataaccaAGCTAATTATGGTGATGGTTATGAAAGTGTTGATAGTGGTGAAGTATACATTGCTGCATCATCTTTTAAAGATGATTGGATTTTAGATTCAGGTTGTACTTTTCATATGACTAATGACAAGAGttatatgtttgattatagGGAATCTAAAGGAGGAAAAGTAATCCTTGGAAACAATCAGACTTGTGAGATCAAAGGTTCGGGATCTATCAGATTTAAAATGTATGATGGGATAGTAAGAACCCTAACAACAGTGAGGTATGTGCCTAATCTTTctagaaatttaatttctattagtgTGCTTGATGATTTGGGTGTTGTGAGTAAGGTAGAGGCAGGTCATAtgtattgggttttatgccctaaataaaactcatttcaatataatcagatttacttattaatatagatcagaaataacatttaatgttgcatggttcacatgatttatttcatgattatatgtacgtaatgtataaattcatctgaaacccttttcacatacttgatcctgtttattgtgccgtcaacacattggaaagtaaacatgactatgtgaataaagtttcctagatttatcagacatagggttttactgatatgataatctacaacagagtttacttgcatttggagaagtgctatgttctttccagagcattgattaaagtaaagctcaggttggatgcatggagtatgcatcggaagggaccgatattgaactttgacttagatttattaaacttaccgtaatatctattcaagtcaatatcgcctagttgatcctagatcaaatgatcttaatcctgatatgattaggctcaatctcgagaggctattcgtgttctttgatttgttagttaagcctacttttaggtcagggtgatacgtacattttgggaacacggtagtgcaattgagtgggagcgctatcataaacatggaatctatagcttctatctggcgaatagtaagcaaaggatgatctccttcgagcttgaccaaacgaacataaatggtggagtactcatttcacataagctgaaatatcatttatac is a genomic window of Cannabis sativa cultivar Pink pepper isolate KNU-18-1 chromosome 9, ASM2916894v1, whole genome shotgun sequence containing:
- the LOC115723777 gene encoding leucine-rich repeat extensin-like protein 3 codes for the protein MCSISAISNAVLRRRLQLRPYDIFPITNKTSASKATLITSYTRSQRLILSAPSSFSTHPHPPEIPTVVPDREQPSVPLEVPPLITTSPEVGPGGDLPSEVIEIPPPYEPNPEPEIDLPHPSFPPPPGPDIFPPRQPPGPEIDPPRWPPPPDVPPVRPPGPDIVPPPDLPPDIKPPTGSPTFVF